From Rhopalosiphum padi isolate XX-2018 chromosome 2, ASM2088224v1, whole genome shotgun sequence:
TCTTATATTGACTCTGTCAGTCCGACTATTGTTCGTAGGCATTGATATTATTGATTAGTAATTTTAGAGAATGTCTAACTAAGAAAGACAATTTTACTGGAAATGAGTACATATCTATCTACTTTAAGCAAAGATTGTGTTGAAGGAGGAGAGTACTTAGTGTCTTAAATAAAAAGTAGCTTAGGTAACAAAAGTAtagtacagaaaataaaaataaaccgtaACATACATATACAATGGAAAATGGTAGaaacaatttaatagtaataggaGGTACAATAGTGgtacaacatttttatgattggCTATAGTCATTGTCATTTGTCACTAATCACTATTGACCAAAAATATGTAGTCAATAGAAAACTAACAGAACTAACAGGGTTGTGATAAGGTACATatacttactatttataaataaagaatacacgatgaaatcaaatttttcataattttataacttatatggaAATGATGTTTATGTATGGCTGACGGCTGTATCTGTATGAGCATCACTTATTTTCACATAGTACCTAAGGTGCATTGCACTTTGATGTATAAAGTCGCATAGTAGATCGgcaaatacttttatttgttttgcattttattttacagaggTACCGTTGAAATCCTTGAGACTCCATAAGGCCATAACATTGTTTACTCCAGCCGCTTCAAAAAGTGTAATTTGTTTTTCCGTTTTTCGGCAGATAACTTCAGGACGTTTTAAAAAAGAATACATTTAGTTAGAAGGGAGGAGGActcaagaaaataattaataataatttcctatttagtttgaaataatcttgtatatgttttataaaaacaaaaaaataaaaatcagccAGCGTTCAGCGTGTGGCAACTAAAGTTATATTTCAATGCAATTATATTCGTAGCTTAAACAGGTGCACGGTGTAATCCACTCGCACGTTGTAATGTTTGATGTGGCGTGCtttaataatctatacataGCTAGGTCATAGGCTGCGCGTAAGCACTCGTGTAAACTAGAAAACgcaatatttacgtttttttgtatgttctaacatttcgtaataataattattttattctatattattgataaatattacgtattattgtattgatgtattatgttaaaggtacactatagtatatattttattttactaaccaatttataatatattatctagcttaaataatgaatacaatgtttatttagCATTCAATtaactaacatttttaacataaattattttatttacattttttttcgagtaataaataataataatacatataatttatttacgaatATTACAATAGAgcaattgttattacttatttgtagaACACGAAAGATTGTTACACGTTTTGCATGCGACAAAACACTTCAAACATCAAACCTCGTTACATGAGTACGACCAGGGACGTACGCAGAAAAAGTTTTGgggggtgtttttgaaaatcagttatagaaaagtagaacattttttttaataaacatacgaaatttttttacgaaaactaGTTATACCTACTTAAGTAAAATACCTACTTTTTTAAGTATGAACATtggtataaagaaaaaattacaatattaaatctaattttcgcGAAGTTTTAGCTATTATGTTAAGAATATCTTCACTAAGAATGTCAAGTCTTTTGAaggtttaaaagttttattatatatattgaaaaaataaatgatatacatatgattaaaaattaattagtgtaGAATGTAGATCGAGTGACGAGTGTTTGGTACACTCAAAACCATATACCGTTTTGGTGCGTAAAACGTATGGCCGTCCGACGATTCACCATTCGTCTATTTCTGTTGCCGTATTAACAACTCTATGGTTCAGTGTTAAGCTACCCATTTCTGCTAGGAATAAAGTCTCATTTATGATCCTGTCAGCAAATAGCATTTGATCTTTAGGCAGGTCTCGTAGTTTCATGGCAATAGTTCTACCACTCATGTCAAAACGATCTTCTTTAATGGCAGGTTTTCTAAAATGATCTTTTACAGTCAGCAACACTTCATTTGCTAAACCTTCTTGTTTTTCTACTTCAACTCTTTGTTTTTTTCGACAAATATTTAGTGGTGTTCGTTCCTGATCACTGGATTGTGCTtcatcatgaaatatattttcctCACTTACCGCACTTGAAGTTGCAAGAGCCTGGGGCGTTTGTTCTTCATTATCACtgtcctaaaataaaaaaatacatatcgttctaattcaataatatattgatgttaaataaaacaattagtattgaaatattaattaattaaaataattcaagctAGCAGAAAGTGTCATCAATGGGTGGCTCCTTTCAACAAAAACCTCATGACTCGTTTACCTTTACCACATTTTCTTATTGTGTCTAATATTGATACAGAttgttaattacttttaaaaataaaaaaataaaaaaagcggGTAAGTGAGTATCGCTCGGCTGTACATTAGGGGGTGGGGTGGACCTCGGACTAGGGtaggttaaatttgaatgcaatgataggtatcattgtatacgaaaaacgattctgaacggagatgatttgtcagtctaggatatattatacttaaatattgtcatttattctattttgaaacaaattcaaacatttaagtataaaagtttCAAGATCTTACGtgaagtaattttttaaaaataacaaaaatcgaaaattatttattagtaaaacgttattttacacatgtatttttgatttcaaattaaaattataactttaaacactcggaaaattttttaaattgaataatcctcaaacttttttataattattttaagcttaACTTATGGACagcatagtattaaattttcaattcttagcttttgatagtaaaatatttataaatttttaaataccaaatagtgaaaaatattcatgattttgacgaatttttgtcaatatttgaatttcaaatgctaataaaaaaaaatttttataatttttgaatgaaaGTTAGAACAAGTTATGTGGACccttcaattaaattttcaagtaatttgtcccagctaaatttttttaatcaacatttataaaaaaaaaataaaaaaaaattgaaaatttcatttgtctataaatagctcaaaaaagtcaaaatattttgaaaatcaaatcacGTAAAGAAAATGGCAATCTAAATAActggtaaaattttcaagtatttacgacttatactatttgaataacaacaaatatcaaaaatcgtttgaggctaaattgttatttaacgcggttttgtaaaaatttaaatttcaatcactcataaaatttttttgtctTAGTCCGGTAGAGTTTTTTTTGCAGATAGTTGAAGAAAAatttatggagaaccttgtaccaaattttcaaatcttagttataaaagaaaaaatttttacgatttttcgaCCACAAAATTACTTGCCAATTTTCgcaattttgacatatttcgtataAATTCGAACTTTAagcacttataaaaaaaaatcgtgactAACGAtttcggatttttttttaccactttaagaacaacttataagaaaccttgtattaaattttcaagattttctAGCCAcccaaaatttttttatcggcatttgaagaaaaaaaaacttagaaaagtcgaaaatttcaattatctattaGTAGCTTAAAAATGGtcgaaatgttttgaaaatttaactgtaaagagataaccataatataaacatttggtgaaaatttcaagtatttacaatgattcgtttttgagttacagcaaaatcaaaaaatcgattttgtcgaaaagtggttttTCCGTAAAATTGCCATTTttctgtcattttttttttgtttttctcgatttttttgaaaattatttgaaaattttaattttgaccccgtttaaagtaccaactagattcaatttcctattcaaagaggggctgaaatCAAAAATCGGAGCATTAGTACTGCTCCAAATGTTGTcgtcacacaaaaaaaaaaaaataaaaaaaaaaaaaaaacacacatcattgtaaaagcaatacattcatcactccgttcagaatctaaaagtattgaaatacttaaacatttttttttattatattattatagattcctCGAACGGCCCAAGAATGGAAGGGTATTTCAAATGAATTTGACACAAAATGGAATTTTCCCCACTGCCTAGGAGCTATGGATGGAAAACATATTACCATTGTACCCCCTGCTGGAAGTGGgtctaattattacaattataaaggAAGGCATAGTATGGTTTTACTTGCTATAGCTGACGCCAACTATCAATTTATAATGTGTGATTTTGGTACAAATGGAAGAATTTCAGATGGTGGAGTTCTGAAAAACacgatattttatgaaaaacttgaaaaaaatctattaaacatCCCTCAGCCTGATAGAATCAGAAACTCTGATATCAATGTGCCCTACGTTTTTGTCGTAGATGATGCTTTCCCTCTGACAGAAAACATGATGAAACCATTTAGACAAGCTCAATTAACTTCCGTCAACAGAAAGATATTTAACTACCGCTTGTCCCGAGCCAGACGCATTATTGAAAATGCATTCGGAATTTTGGTGGCTCGATTCAGAATATTTCATACAGCAATCAACTTGAAACCCGAACACATTGATTCCGTCGTTATGGCTTGCTGTGtactacataattttttactaaaaatggtACCTAGTTCGTATGCTCCTCCAGAGTGCTTTGACCGTGAAAATACGAGTGAAGGCACAATTTTAACAGGATATGAAGCACAAAACGATCACACATATGGATTAAATAGAAGCAATTTAGGAAACCCACCTCGATCGGCCAAAGAGTTGCGTGaggattttatgaaatattttgctAATGAAGGTCAAGTTCCTTGGCAACAGGActgtatttgaaattttattattttattatacttatgtactaactaaatacttattgtaatattaatcaaataaaatctatactatttaaaatatgtcattattgtatgccaattcaattaaaattataacttacgtTTCCAAAAATACTGTTGTCATTATCAAAATCGTTTTCTAAACTGGAATGGGAAGTTCTTGGTGTATCTTGGTCACCCAGAAaactaaatcaaaaaattacaaGCGCAAAGATAAATagtcatttttgtaaaaaatacttttgaaaatttattaagatactaatactaataataaaaaagtagaattaaaaagtattaaaaatacttttaaaatactattgttatttacaAATACTCACAAAGTATTTGAATGgtacaaaagtattttttattaattttatgctatattttataatatatatatatattgtacatcaatataggtacctattatgttaCTACTTACTTACtattgtgttttttaaattttaaacattgttaTTACCTAGGTACTTTTActtaacaaaaacataatataagtatatttatattaataggtatcttTTCAGACATTCAGTAAAATATGAAAGTAATCAGTATCCTATAAAtgatatactataggtattagTTACAGctatatcaaacttaaaaattttattaaaaaaattgtatttaaaataccatttaaataCATCAGTCTTTAAATACTAGTATTCAAATACTTGTATTCGAATACTTTACAAGACTGTAAACAGTGGTAAAATAATCTgcaaaatatatctaattaattaattttgtaaaagaaAATTGGACTTAGTTACCTCAACAATGAAAAGTACCACAATTTTGGTTTGTATACAGTGTCAGCCGACGTACCAGACTTAAtggattgttttatttttttgttctctTTTCTGTAAGCGCTTCTGaggttgttaattttttttattacactgtCTTTTGTGGCGTTTGATTCGATTTCTTGTTGTTTGTTTACCAGTTTCCGATATGCTGTATCTTTTTTATTCCTGTCATGGTATTCTTTTGACTTTACATTCCAAAGACAAGGCTCGCTttcatataactttataaactcTTCCGTGAATTCGCGGCTCATTTTCAAAGTTTGTTTAAAAGAagtaagtttttaaaacaaaagtacCTACTTTTGTAggcttgtattaaaataaaaaaaaacaaacaaaataattacctcaaatgataagtgataacaataattaataacaaagtaataataatgatatcgcACTAATCCTCAAGGCAGACCGCAACAGGGGTCGCCAACGATCTTTCTAGGACTATAGGTcgatcgttaaaaataattttaccattatCGGTCGATCGCGTAATAAATAATCggttaatgtatattgtatactattcaCTATTGTATTCTAGGAATTTACCATAATGCCTCGGCTACAATAAATAGTCAGAATTATTGTCAGTTTCAGTTTCAGTCACGTGCAAGTGTGCACCTTTTTtcagacctttttttttttttgctcataaAACAAATCTCTTTCTAAAGACCTAAATTCTCCTAGATGTCGATCACCTGggactaaaaatttcaaatgtagcCCACTTGTTTGAAAAGGTTGACGACCCCTGGTCTATAACGTCTTGGTAGGTATGTAATTTGCATTGCCATGAGTCAACCTCGTGTGTTATTGGTGGCGCATCAGTTTCGTTATGAATACCTACGGCCCGTCAAATTCACTATAACCGGACGACGCATCACATCGAAATCGCGTGTCTTCGCCGGTGATGCAAACGCCGGCCGGTCACCTTATTGTAATTGTTCCGTtgtgcttattattattgttatcaatgaCGTATTGACgttaatatcacatattatagtgACCCGATGTCAGCGATGTCACcacagtattttgatacataataaaaatatatgtcgtCACCAATCACCATCACGATTCACGGCTATATATACGgggatatatatgtatatatggatATCGTTCAGTACCGCGCCGTGTCACTGCATTCAAAGACATGTTGACCAATGACCATTGGTTGTAGGTCCCCGCAATCCATGTCACAcgagatttgttttttttttttttttactttaacagTATGTTGTTGAGACGTCTCCGACACCGACATCGTATTTTTGTACGATCGTAAAATACCATTTGCAATTTTGTCGATTTTGATCGGCTGCTTTGTCGGTcaccgtattatttttatgcgtctTCGATTGCGTTCGGCCGTTCGTCAGCCTCCGCCGGCCGTGTCGTGACAGGTAAACGTCGTACACCGGAACGGTTTTATTTGGACACGCGTCCTAGTGTGCCACCGCCGTTTCGCGGCAACACTTATCGACGTTGAACGCTTTAgtacgtttttaatgtttttatcgttGTTGTCCGGCTTCTTCGCCGCAGCTGTTCCGTCGCCGCCCGCCAACTTTTATACCGTTTGTCGTTATTTTACCTTTGTACGCGCGATGCAGTACATTGTCGCTCTAACTATACCGTTATCCGTGACGTTTCGTGTCCGCATCGAGCAATCGGTCGCATTGTTACGTAACGATTAATTGTCGATCACTCGTAAATTAGTATAACGATTGCTATAACTGCTATTGGTGCCGTTAAGAAGGTAGCACCGTTGTCCACTCCGGTACCGCTTATAATACAGCCGCCGTGTCGCCGTCGGGCCGCGCGATTGTAAAAGGCGAGTGCCGTCTAACGCGTCCATAACCGAGCATGCGACACCCGTGAACTCGTCACACCATCATCGGGATGCCGGAAAACGCGCGTTGGTGACTTATCGCCAGACTCCGTGCCTCCTCTTTCTGGGGGGTACGTACCTACTCTCTGTCGTCCTATCCGACGGCTTCAACTAAGAACTACAATTTTACGTACGTCGTCGGTTCGTCAACTGCTGTATCGCCTGTATCGTCAATGCACGAAATCGTTGTGTTGCGCTAatgatattatacgagtacGATTACCGATGATTTCATTAATAACAACAGTGAGTCGGCGTATTCGATTTCATCGATGTCGGCTATGATTCGTAGACTGTAGCCATTTACTCTCGAGTGGTGTTTGACGTTTGAACTCTGAATTGCAAATGAACTAAATTCTGGTATCGTCCGATGCCGTGCCTTCCAGACGAcgagtacaacatttttttttttattattactagccAGCTATAGTGTGATGTACTGATGTTCATTATTCTGAACG
This genomic window contains:
- the LOC132923024 gene encoding uncharacterized protein LOC132923024; its protein translation is MSREFTEEFIKLYESEPCLWNVKSKEYHDRNKKDTAYRKLVNKQQEIESNATKDSVIKKINNLRSAYRKENKKIKQSIKSGTSADTVYKPKLWYFSLLSFLGDQDTPRTSHSSLENDFDNDNSIFGNDSDNEEQTPQALATSSAVSEENIFHDEAQSSDQERTPLNICRKKQRVEVEKQEGLANEVLLTVKDHFRKPAIKEDRFDMSGRTIAMKLRDLPKDQMLFADRIINETLFLAEMGSLTLNHRVVNTATEIDEW